Proteins from a genomic interval of Acetobacterium woodii DSM 1030:
- a CDS encoding cobalamin B12-binding domain-containing protein yields the protein MATLEQVSQCVVDGDVAGVQGIVKQLIDAKTPPMDIINKGLVAGMNIVAPLFKSGEMFVPEVMESAETMNKGMELVKPLILDTDMTTKGKIMIGTVNGDLHDIGKNLLIMMIESSGYTVIDLGVDVKEETFVSAIKEHQPDIVGMSSMLTTTMMKMESTVAEMVKGGVRDKVKVIIGGAPISPDFVDEVKADGYAEDASTAVELCDRMMASI from the coding sequence ATGGCTACTTTAGAACAAGTATCACAATGCGTTGTAGATGGTGATGTTGCAGGCGTACAGGGGATCGTTAAGCAATTGATTGATGCTAAAACTCCACCAATGGATATCATTAACAAGGGGTTGGTTGCGGGGATGAATATTGTCGCTCCGTTATTTAAAAGTGGTGAAATGTTTGTACCTGAAGTTATGGAATCAGCAGAGACGATGAATAAAGGCATGGAACTGGTTAAACCGCTAATTTTAGATACAGATATGACCACTAAAGGTAAAATCATGATCGGTACCGTTAATGGCGATTTACATGATATCGGAAAAAATCTATTAATTATGATGATCGAAAGCAGCGGTTACACCGTAATTGATTTAGGTGTGGATGTTAAAGAAGAAACATTTGTTTCAGCAATCAAAGAACATCAACCGGATATTGTGGGAATGTCTTCAATGTTAACAACAACGATGATGAAAATGGAATCAACGGTTGCGGAAATGGTTAAAGGCGGCGTACGCGACAAAGTTAAAGTCATTATTGGGGGCGCACCCATTTCGCCAGACTTTGTTGACGAAGTTAAAGCCGATGGATATGCTGAAGATGCCTCGACAGCCGTTGAACTGTGTGACCGCATGATGGCCAGCATATAA
- a CDS encoding methanol--corrinoid methyltransferase, with protein MKKTFNKLAISKLDDFVYGSCPNPVTTKSGMVIGGGLVYPELNFTLPGMDVNDATMDKAARIYTDIITTSLQRAAELKSPGVLIEFETIPDFTEVPAYGRRINQILIDEIKAAADKYGLKATLRTTPNDLREMSRPPVMRGGKYWDTMLELFNNCAKDGTDFLSIESTGGKEIHDDALVKADIRKSILAMGVLGCIDMEFLWAEIVKICDAHDCLPAGDSACGFANTAMVLAEKGFIPRSFAAVVRVVAVPRSLVAFEQGCVGPDKDCAYEGPYLKAITGCPISMEGKTAAPAHMSPVGNVAACVCDVWSNESIQQVLLLSGMAPVVGMEQLIYDCRLMNAATAKGQQFMMRDLLSDSDASLDPQAYVLSPEVVLRISAEIVKATPDGHLAMTIAAARGAIEEIKAGITSGKVQADKRDMKWLDKMSRQIDTIPNDPHEFYKMMEPELDLTTFTASEYGL; from the coding sequence ATGAAAAAAACGTTCAATAAATTAGCGATTAGCAAGTTAGACGATTTTGTGTATGGAAGCTGTCCAAATCCTGTTACAACCAAAAGTGGGATGGTAATTGGCGGCGGATTAGTTTATCCGGAACTTAACTTTACGCTTCCAGGCATGGATGTAAACGATGCAACAATGGATAAAGCCGCCAGAATTTATACCGATATTATCACGACGTCATTACAACGAGCGGCAGAATTAAAATCACCTGGCGTTTTGATCGAATTTGAAACCATTCCCGATTTCACGGAAGTTCCTGCTTATGGTCGAAGAATTAATCAGATCTTGATCGATGAAATAAAAGCCGCGGCTGATAAATATGGATTAAAAGCAACACTTCGAACAACCCCAAATGACTTACGAGAAATGAGTCGTCCACCAGTAATGCGAGGCGGAAAATATTGGGATACGATGTTGGAGCTTTTTAATAATTGCGCTAAAGATGGTACCGACTTTTTATCAATTGAATCTACCGGTGGCAAAGAAATTCATGATGATGCGCTAGTGAAAGCAGATATCAGAAAATCAATCCTGGCGATGGGAGTTCTTGGATGTATTGATATGGAATTTTTATGGGCCGAAATTGTAAAAATTTGTGATGCCCATGATTGCTTGCCAGCTGGCGATTCAGCGTGTGGATTTGCCAATACGGCCATGGTTTTAGCAGAAAAAGGATTTATTCCCCGTTCTTTTGCGGCAGTCGTTCGGGTTGTGGCAGTGCCGAGATCATTAGTTGCTTTTGAACAAGGGTGTGTCGGTCCTGATAAAGATTGCGCCTATGAAGGTCCTTATTTGAAAGCGATCACTGGTTGCCCAATTTCAATGGAAGGTAAAACAGCAGCTCCGGCTCATATGAGCCCCGTTGGAAATGTGGCTGCATGCGTTTGTGATGTCTGGAGTAATGAATCAATCCAACAAGTGTTGTTATTATCAGGGATGGCGCCAGTTGTCGGGATGGAACAACTTATTTATGACTGTCGTTTAATGAATGCGGCAACCGCTAAAGGGCAACAATTCATGATGCGTGATTTATTATCGGATTCTGATGCATCATTGGATCCACAGGCTTATGTACTAAGTCCGGAAGTTGTTTTAAGAATCAGTGCTGAAATTGTTAAAGCGACTCCCGATGGGCATTTAGCCATGACAATTGCGGCAGCGCGAGGAGCGATTGAAGAAATAAAAGCCGGGATTACCAGCGGTAAAGTACAAGCTGATAAACGTGATATGAAATGGCTGGATAAAATGTCGCGACAAATTGATACCATTCCAAATGATCCGCACGAATTCTACAAGATGATGGAACCAGAATTAGATTTAACAACATTTACGGCCAGTGAATATGGTCTATAA
- a CDS encoding B12-binding domain-containing protein, whose amino-acid sequence MIDYKALICCIENLEGEKAIEIIENFIAYNPTREEGIEVMRACQIGTEKVAHLYERGEYFVSDLLVAGALLEEIKQKLEVIIGEDICCFKSGRITLGSVFGDEPEQGEIVLARIVQMAGFVVIKAGVKVS is encoded by the coding sequence ATGATTGATTATAAAGCGTTAATCTGTTGCATAGAAAATCTTGAAGGCGAAAAGGCAATTGAAATAATAGAAAATTTTATAGCTTACAATCCAACAAGAGAAGAAGGAATAGAAGTAATGAGAGCCTGTCAGATAGGGACTGAAAAGGTTGCCCATCTGTATGAAAGAGGAGAGTATTTTGTCAGCGATCTATTGGTCGCTGGAGCACTGTTAGAAGAGATTAAACAAAAACTGGAAGTTATTATCGGGGAAGATATTTGTTGTTTTAAATCGGGCAGAATTACACTTGGGTCAGTATTTGGAGATGAACCTGAACAAGGTGAAATTGTTTTAGCCAGGATTGTACAAATGGCAGGATTTGTCGTTATTAAAGCGGGAGTCAAGGTTTCATAA
- a CDS encoding GTP-binding protein, which translates to MYKEDQGLSEKRPPIILFTGFLGSGKTTLLLKTIEILSKENKKCAIIINEIGDVGIDNREMKMLGYDVLDLFGGCVCCTMKVTLEVTINHLLHEYEDLDYILFEPSGMAQPSSMYPAILHCGYEDAEILNVFIFDPGRAYLYKERMNKLFLDAIDLAKSVVVNKIDQAPRVEINEAVKMVNEINPNMKLFKMNIDQGLSSEFHQFLLERG; encoded by the coding sequence ATGTATAAAGAGGACCAAGGATTATCTGAAAAACGGCCGCCGATTATTTTATTTACCGGTTTTCTAGGGTCTGGAAAAACGACGCTGTTGTTGAAAACCATTGAAATCCTTTCAAAAGAAAACAAAAAATGTGCGATTATCATTAATGAAATTGGTGATGTGGGTATTGATAACCGTGAGATGAAGATGCTTGGTTACGATGTACTGGATTTATTTGGTGGATGCGTTTGTTGTACCATGAAGGTGACGTTGGAAGTGACGATCAATCATCTGCTTCATGAATATGAGGATTTAGATTATATATTATTTGAACCATCCGGAATGGCTCAACCTTCGTCGATGTATCCGGCAATCTTACATTGTGGATATGAAGATGCAGAAATTCTCAATGTATTTATTTTTGATCCGGGGCGAGCTTATCTCTATAAAGAAAGAATGAATAAGTTGTTTCTTGACGCCATCGATTTGGCTAAAAGTGTCGTTGTTAATAAGATTGATCAGGCTCCGCGGGTGGAAATTAATGAGGCTGTGAAAATGGTCAATGAGATTAACCCTAATATGAAATTATTTAAAATGAACATTGATCAAGGCTTGAGTTCGGAGTTTCATCAATTTTTGTTGGAAAGAGGGTAA
- a CDS encoding cobalamin B12-binding domain-containing protein: MDQHMDIYVKEIQDGLTDGDAEIVKNSTEKALKMGISPERIILNALIPIMDQIGKEFKNGNIFIPDVLMSSRAMHASLYVLKPLIVDSSLDKKKGRVIIGTVAGDLHDIGKNMVSMTLQGDGYEVIDLGIDVPASSFISAILRYQPDILAMSALLTTTIGELKHVVQAIRNEGLRDRIKIIIGGGPVTQDYVDEIGANGYGKDVFEAIETVNKLLGNKEGYFNV, translated from the coding sequence ATGGATCAGCACATGGATATTTATGTCAAAGAAATACAAGATGGATTAACCGATGGTGATGCCGAGATCGTTAAAAATTCGACTGAAAAAGCGTTGAAAATGGGAATTTCACCAGAGCGTATTATTTTAAATGCGCTTATTCCAATCATGGACCAAATTGGCAAAGAGTTTAAAAATGGAAATATTTTTATTCCGGATGTTTTAATGTCTTCCCGAGCGATGCACGCAAGTCTATATGTCTTAAAACCGCTGATTGTCGACTCAAGTCTAGATAAAAAGAAAGGGCGGGTTATTATCGGAACAGTTGCTGGTGATTTGCATGATATCGGTAAAAATATGGTTTCAATGACGTTACAGGGCGATGGTTATGAAGTGATTGATCTGGGAATCGATGTCCCGGCTTCGTCTTTTATATCAGCGATATTACGTTACCAACCGGATATTTTGGCGATGTCTGCCCTTTTAACAACAACAATCGGGGAATTAAAACACGTGGTACAGGCCATTCGTAATGAAGGCTTGAGAGATCGAATCAAAATTATTATCGGTGGGGGACCGGTTACTCAAGATTATGTTGATGAAATTGGAGCGAATGGTTACGGAAAAGATGTTTTTGAAGCGATTGAAACGGTTAATAAACTACTCGGAAATAAGGAGGGCTACTTTAATGTATAA
- a CDS encoding PocR ligand-binding domain-containing protein, producing MMKEAFDNKKYGTLSSRARLLQLVDKEIITKILDSFTKVTGLTANIVDVEGHSIFSKKDAQKNCEFCHMIWRMEKQKGISRCVGAYARAGKQAAIFDEPYIFRCPAGLIEWAAPIIFDEEHLGTIICGQVLMWEPEEFFWIELEEMNQFLTEDFTALFEAAKKLQVVSGEKVQCAASLLHVIANYIIKTGWESLHQKKEIELQQLLLNEEIQTRKNLEDKLNSQSLNFFMEKEKALIGKIKLSDLDECRKLFKVMLADIFSVDGEKLMTMKGRVYELVVVMSRACVEAGVDIEKSMIFNANLLQELNNCYSIREINIVAMTLLEHYLDEIHHHSKSKNRVAVEGIKGYIRNNYHKNSSLEEIADSVYLSPFYVSRIFKESQNMTVMDYVTKVRLNEAKKMLSNPRYKIEEIAMSLGYSDGSYFSKVFRRNEGMTPTQFRQNL from the coding sequence ATGATGAAAGAAGCGTTTGACAACAAAAAATATGGAACTCTTTCCAGCAGAGCGCGGTTACTTCAATTAGTGGATAAAGAAATTATTACGAAAATATTGGATTCATTCACCAAGGTAACTGGGCTAACTGCTAATATTGTTGATGTCGAGGGGCATTCGATCTTTTCTAAAAAGGATGCCCAAAAAAATTGCGAATTTTGTCATATGATCTGGAGAATGGAAAAACAAAAAGGAATTAGTCGTTGTGTTGGGGCGTACGCCCGGGCGGGAAAACAGGCAGCTATTTTCGATGAACCCTATATTTTCAGATGCCCGGCCGGATTAATTGAATGGGCAGCACCGATTATTTTTGATGAAGAACATTTGGGGACCATTATTTGTGGGCAAGTCCTGATGTGGGAACCGGAAGAATTTTTTTGGATTGAACTCGAAGAAATGAATCAGTTCCTGACCGAAGATTTTACAGCATTGTTTGAAGCTGCCAAGAAACTTCAGGTTGTGTCCGGGGAAAAAGTACAATGTGCAGCTTCATTGCTTCATGTTATTGCGAATTATATCATTAAAACAGGATGGGAAAGTTTACACCAGAAAAAAGAAATTGAATTACAGCAACTTTTATTAAATGAAGAAATTCAGACTCGAAAAAACTTGGAAGATAAATTAAATAGCCAGAGTCTTAACTTTTTTATGGAAAAAGAAAAGGCCCTCATCGGGAAAATCAAACTCAGCGATTTAGATGAATGCCGCAAGCTTTTTAAAGTGATGCTGGCCGATATCTTTTCCGTTGACGGAGAAAAATTGATGACGATGAAAGGGCGGGTTTATGAATTGGTTGTGGTGATGTCGCGGGCATGTGTGGAAGCTGGCGTCGATATCGAAAAATCGATGATATTTAACGCGAATCTATTACAGGAACTTAATAATTGTTACAGTATCAGAGAAATAAATATCGTAGCAATGACATTGTTAGAGCATTATTTAGATGAAATACATCATCATAGCAAGTCGAAAAATCGGGTAGCAGTGGAAGGGATTAAAGGCTATATTCGCAATAATTATCATAAAAACAGCTCACTTGAAGAGATTGCCGATTCCGTTTATTTAAGTCCTTTTTATGTTAGTCGGATTTTCAAAGAAAGCCAAAATATGACGGTAATGGATTATGTCACCAAAGTCAGGTTAAATGAAGCCAAAAAAATGCTCAGTAATCCACGGTATAAAATCGAAGAGATAGCGATGTCGCTGGGCTATAGTGATGGTAGTTACTTTTCTAAAGTTTTCCGCCGCAATGAAGGAATGACGCCGACACAATTTAGGCAAAATCTCTAA
- the rd gene encoding rubredoxin codes for MQKYECDVCGYIYDPALGDPDNGVAPGTAFADIPEDWVCPECGVDKNSFSEV; via the coding sequence ATGCAAAAATATGAATGTGATGTCTGTGGTTATATTTATGACCCGGCTTTAGGTGATCCCGACAACGGTGTAGCTCCAGGAACTGCTTTTGCAGACATTCCGGAAGATTGGGTCTGTCCAGAATGTGGCGTCGATAAAAACTCATTTTCGGAAGTATAA
- a CDS encoding ROK family protein, with amino-acid sequence MGIGIDLGGTTVKGAVVNDQGEILNNRSFKTDGFRGYPEILNDMKELIKELLTLSPGEKRVGIGIPGILSGDGNTIVSCPNLNWQNIPLKHDLESELALEVLLVNDATAASIAEAAFGSTQGHKNSVMITLGTGVGGGVILNNRIISGAHGVASEIGHLLMEKNFYTCSCGKNGCLETFASATAIIKYCQMQLERGRKSTLRTVVDFDGKAILNAAKAGDPLAEEAVHRLAKYLGWAIANICGIIDPSIIAIGGGLSYAGEFLLEIIKIETIKRLTYPDIATPEIVLARFRNEAGMIGCANLQHYL; translated from the coding sequence ATGGGTATTGGTATTGATTTAGGAGGGACGACTGTTAAAGGTGCGGTTGTAAATGATCAAGGCGAAATATTGAATAACCGATCATTTAAAACAGACGGATTTCGCGGTTATCCTGAGATTCTGAATGACATGAAGGAATTGATTAAAGAATTGCTTACGCTTTCACCTGGTGAAAAACGAGTGGGGATTGGCATCCCCGGGATTCTTTCAGGTGATGGCAATACCATTGTTTCCTGCCCTAATCTCAATTGGCAAAATATTCCGCTGAAACATGATTTGGAAAGTGAGTTAGCATTAGAAGTTTTGCTGGTCAACGATGCGACAGCCGCCAGTATCGCTGAAGCTGCTTTTGGGAGCACACAAGGACATAAAAATTCGGTGATGATTACGCTTGGTACCGGTGTTGGTGGTGGTGTAATTTTAAATAATCGCATTATTTCAGGAGCTCATGGCGTGGCTTCAGAAATCGGTCATTTACTGATGGAAAAAAACTTTTATACCTGTAGCTGCGGTAAAAATGGCTGCCTGGAAACATTTGCTTCAGCTACGGCGATTATTAAATATTGCCAAATGCAGCTGGAGCGGGGGCGCAAATCAACACTCCGTACGGTTGTCGATTTTGACGGCAAAGCAATCTTAAATGCGGCCAAAGCAGGTGATCCGTTGGCGGAAGAAGCAGTGCATCGATTGGCTAAATATTTGGGGTGGGCGATTGCCAATATCTGTGGGATTATCGATCCATCAATAATAGCCATTGGCGGGGGATTATCCTATGCTGGGGAATTTTTACTGGAGATAATAAAAATTGAAACCATTAAACGCTTGACTTATCCCGATATTGCGACGCCTGAAATTGTACTTGCCAGATTCAGGAATGAAGCAGGGATGATTGGTTGTGCAAATCTTCAGCACTATTTATAA
- a CDS encoding YIP1 family protein: MNYLNLLINPVKFFKQVAEKEKVSLLIPIVILLIIVGLTAVLAGAQVSTLDIPAEQQGLVKGMAIGGGIISVIIGLAIAVMVKAAIFNLVLKKMGGEGSFKIAAYIVGLTYFPKIFQTILNIVFLKPIDIKATAEMDWVAFFAGIFSVFNIWQIVLTIIGLAVVYQVSYKKAAIPVIGLEIVSAGLTLGSTLLALKSAAGLSTLS; encoded by the coding sequence ATGAATTACTTGAATTTATTAATTAATCCGGTGAAATTTTTTAAGCAGGTTGCTGAGAAAGAGAAGGTATCATTGTTAATACCGATTGTGATACTGTTAATCATTGTTGGCTTAACTGCGGTGCTTGCAGGGGCTCAGGTGAGTACGCTTGATATTCCGGCAGAACAGCAGGGACTGGTAAAGGGAATGGCGATTGGCGGCGGAATTATTTCGGTAATAATTGGTTTAGCCATAGCCGTAATGGTTAAGGCCGCGATATTTAATCTGGTCCTAAAAAAAATGGGCGGAGAAGGTTCCTTTAAAATCGCAGCCTATATTGTGGGTTTGACTTATTTTCCCAAGATTTTTCAAACGATTTTAAATATTGTTTTTTTAAAGCCAATCGATATAAAAGCGACGGCTGAGATGGATTGGGTTGCATTTTTTGCCGGAATTTTTAGTGTTTTTAATATTTGGCAGATTGTACTGACAATTATTGGACTTGCCGTTGTATACCAGGTTTCTTATAAAAAAGCAGCAATTCCAGTTATTGGGTTAGAGATTGTATCGGCCGGGTTAACGCTGGGGTCAACACTTCTGGCGCTTAAATCAGCGGCCGGTTTATCAACCCTGTCATAA
- a CDS encoding ABC transporter permease, whose translation MNKQELLRLSWENLWRMKFRTILTIIGVVIGTASIIVMVSIGNGAQKSITDELSGIGSVTTLQVYQDLSSMGVPSMSGGNKKDKSILNDDAIKDLKKIDGVTAVTPVVNLSGGEIEVDREQYSVSLMGVDYGVLDDMRYETTSGRKPGANDENSVILGKDVLTSYTYSGASAKSEKSSVKPEDLIGQNITLVIKRTNEKGEEEQRTQKLRVSGVLESTGGNEDYSIISDYKLVTELNEWQTGKKVNIKKTGYSEVLVTVEDSSVVNDVTGEIEGLKFTVFSMQQILDSMGSVFQMLQILLGGIGGVALLVACIGIVNTMTMSIYERTKEIGIMKVIGASISDIRNMFIAESTMIGLIGGMVGIIISVLLSLLINLIAGFFIGGNGNANISYITPGLVIFALLFSALVGLLSGVRPAIKAANLSSLDAIRSE comes from the coding sequence GTGAATAAGCAAGAACTCCTGCGATTATCATGGGAGAATCTCTGGCGGATGAAATTTCGGACCATTCTCACCATCATTGGCGTGGTAATCGGAACAGCATCGATTATTGTGATGGTATCGATTGGAAATGGCGCTCAGAAAAGTATTACCGATGAGTTGTCGGGGATTGGTTCAGTGACAACGCTTCAGGTTTATCAGGATTTGTCATCCATGGGTGTGCCCTCGATGAGTGGTGGAAACAAAAAGGATAAGTCGATCTTAAATGATGACGCAATTAAAGACTTGAAAAAAATTGATGGTGTGACGGCAGTGACACCGGTGGTAAACCTCAGCGGTGGTGAAATTGAAGTTGATCGTGAGCAATATAGTGTCTCCCTTATGGGGGTTGATTATGGGGTTTTAGATGATATGCGTTACGAGACCACCAGTGGCCGAAAACCAGGTGCTAACGATGAAAATAGCGTAATCCTGGGTAAAGATGTTTTAACCTCTTATACTTATAGTGGGGCATCGGCTAAATCTGAAAAGAGTTCGGTAAAACCGGAAGATTTAATCGGCCAGAATATTACCTTGGTAATCAAACGAACAAATGAAAAAGGTGAAGAAGAACAGCGGACCCAAAAACTAAGAGTGAGCGGGGTATTGGAATCAACGGGCGGAAATGAGGATTATTCGATCATCTCTGATTATAAATTAGTGACGGAACTAAACGAATGGCAAACCGGCAAGAAAGTGAATATTAAAAAAACCGGATACTCAGAAGTATTAGTGACGGTTGAAGATTCATCGGTTGTCAATGATGTTACCGGTGAAATTGAAGGTTTGAAATTCACCGTGTTTTCAATGCAGCAGATTTTAGATTCGATGGGTAGCGTTTTTCAGATGCTGCAAATTTTATTAGGTGGAATTGGCGGTGTAGCGCTGTTAGTTGCGTGTATTGGGATTGTCAATACAATGACGATGTCTATTTATGAACGGACCAAAGAAATAGGGATTATGAAGGTGATTGGGGCATCCATTTCGGATATTCGAAATATGTTTATTGCCGAATCAACAATGATTGGTTTAATTGGCGGGATGGTTGGTATTATTATTAGTGTACTCTTATCACTGCTGATTAATCTGATTGCCGGATTTTTTATTGGTGGTAATGGAAACGCCAATATTTCATACATCACTCCGGGACTGGTAATTTTTGCATTGCTTTTTTCGGCATTGGTAGGATTATTATCGGGGGTACGGCCAGCGATTAAGGCCGCTAATCTTAGTTCGTTGGATGCAATCAGAAGTGAGTAA
- a CDS encoding COG1361 S-layer family protein — protein sequence MEEKMKQKSITKKIFKAMIPLLMVALLALSLAPGVLAAPEQPLLQISSVTFDPVTVSPGKEFKMMITLTNHGDYNANNVTLDVLSQSGAEDLGVFSMVGSGSHFYLEKILSGESATIEIPMVTSPNAEAKNYNLNLQINCETWGGETYNFTETVGVVINESDSMSIIAPDRVVLKKNDKGVTPVEFEIANFGSNPVRGVQLSISGDGLTFSKSYEYYGTYEKDDSDNFSTDVTTADKGEFPGKISLKYMDSFNNERTIEKNITIVSEETPVQSTDKSDENAFQKFLRVVFGIGA from the coding sequence ATGGAGGAAAAGATGAAACAAAAAAGCATAACAAAAAAGATCTTTAAAGCAATGATACCGCTACTGATGGTAGCCCTGTTGGCGTTATCGCTGGCACCGGGAGTTTTAGCCGCACCAGAACAGCCATTGCTTCAAATTAGTTCGGTAACCTTTGACCCGGTGACTGTCTCGCCGGGAAAAGAGTTCAAAATGATGATTACGTTAACAAACCATGGCGATTATAATGCCAATAATGTAACATTAGACGTCTTATCGCAGTCGGGTGCCGAGGATCTAGGGGTATTTTCGATGGTTGGCAGCGGGAGTCATTTTTATTTAGAGAAAATTCTTTCAGGAGAAAGTGCCACCATCGAGATTCCAATGGTGACTTCACCAAATGCTGAAGCAAAAAATTATAATCTGAACCTGCAAATTAATTGTGAAACATGGGGGGGAGAGACATATAATTTTACCGAAACAGTTGGTGTTGTTATTAATGAAAGCGATTCAATGTCAATTATTGCCCCTGACCGTGTCGTTTTAAAGAAAAATGATAAAGGCGTAACACCGGTTGAATTTGAAATTGCCAACTTTGGTTCCAATCCGGTGCGCGGGGTACAGCTTAGTATTTCCGGCGATGGATTGACTTTTTCAAAAAGTTACGAATATTATGGCACCTATGAAAAAGATGATAGCGACAATTTTTCGACAGATGTAACAACTGCTGATAAAGGGGAATTTCCGGGGAAAATTAGCCTTAAATATATGGATAGTTTTAATAATGAACGGACGATTGAAAAAAATATTACCATTGTTTCAGAAGAAACGCCGGTTCAAAGCACTGATAAGAGTGACGAAAATGCCTTCCAGAAATTTCTCCGGGTGGTCTTTGGAATTGGCGCATAG
- a CDS encoding ABC transporter ATP-binding protein — translation MIFIQVRDLKKDFKLGKTDINILKGINLDIEQGEMVALLGPSGSGKSTFLNVLGGLVPPTSGEIMIRDYRISDMTENQLCLFRREHLGFIFQSYNLISTMTAMENVALALTFAGVKKEIRKERAIEALEVVGLVERMNHKPSELSGGQQQRVSIARALVNHPEIILADEPTGNLDSKTSEDIMDMISRLNREDNQTFVIVTHDPEAAKYCSKVIHMRDGVIERSVSQ, via the coding sequence TTGATTTTTATACAAGTTAGAGATTTAAAAAAAGACTTTAAACTGGGAAAAACAGATATTAATATTTTAAAAGGGATTAATCTTGATATTGAGCAAGGCGAAATGGTAGCACTACTTGGCCCTTCCGGATCAGGAAAATCTACTTTTTTAAATGTTTTGGGGGGATTGGTTCCGCCAACATCAGGAGAAATTATGATCCGCGATTATCGGATCAGCGACATGACTGAAAATCAATTATGCTTATTTAGACGCGAGCATTTAGGCTTTATTTTCCAATCCTATAATCTTATTTCCACGATGACGGCAATGGAAAATGTTGCTTTAGCACTTACTTTTGCCGGCGTCAAAAAGGAAATCAGGAAAGAACGGGCAATCGAAGCGTTGGAGGTCGTCGGTCTGGTCGAACGGATGAACCATAAGCCGAGTGAGTTATCCGGTGGGCAGCAACAACGGGTCAGTATTGCCAGAGCTTTGGTCAATCATCCGGAAATCATCCTTGCCGATGAACCGACCGGAAATCTTGATTCAAAGACAAGTGAGGATATTATGGATATGATCAGTCGTTTGAATCGGGAGGATAATCAGACGTTTGTCATTGTTACCCATGATCCGGAAGCCGCTAAATATTGCTCGAAGGTTATCCATATGCGCGATGGTGTGATTGAACGTTCGGTCAGCCAATAA
- a CDS encoding ABC transporter ATP-binding protein, whose product MSILNAKNLTKKFGKKTALSQVDLEISRGRIIGLLGPNGSGKSTLIKIATGLLVPTAGEITIDGVAPGVHTKNITSYLSEQTYLNSWMKVNDVIAFFEDFYEDFNRIKAENMLKDLNISPEERLKTMSKGTKEKVQLILVMSRSAQLYLLDEPIGGVDPAARDYILNTIITNYQEDASVIISTHLIADIEQILDDIIFISNGEITLTSSVDEVREKYNKSVDGLFREVFKC is encoded by the coding sequence ATGAGCATACTAAACGCTAAAAATTTGACCAAAAAGTTTGGCAAAAAGACGGCCTTATCGCAAGTCGATTTAGAGATTTCCAGAGGACGGATCATTGGTTTACTGGGGCCAAACGGCAGCGGTAAAAGTACCTTAATTAAAATAGCAACCGGTTTACTGGTTCCAACCGCCGGGGAGATTACCATTGACGGAGTGGCTCCGGGGGTTCATACTAAAAATATAACATCTTATTTATCCGAACAAACATATCTGAATTCATGGATGAAAGTTAATGACGTCATCGCTTTTTTTGAAGACTTTTATGAAGATTTTAATCGAATTAAAGCTGAAAATATGCTAAAGGATTTAAATATTAGTCCTGAGGAACGGCTTAAAACGATGTCAAAAGGAACAAAAGAAAAGGTTCAATTGATTCTTGTTATGAGTCGTTCGGCACAGCTTTATCTACTTGATGAACCTATCGGTGGGGTTGATCCGGCGGCTCGCGATTATATCCTCAATACCATTATCACGAATTATCAGGAAGATGCCTCAGTTATTATTTCAACGCACTTGATTGCCGACATTGAACAAATACTGGATGATATTATTTTTATCTCAAACGGTGAAATTACACTGACGTCTTCAGTTGATGAAGTGCGGGAAAAATACAATAAGTCTGTCGATGGATTATTCAGGGAGGTATTCAAATGTTAA